A single genomic interval of Alteromonas sp. CI.11.F.A3 harbors:
- a CDS encoding DUF3471 domain-containing protein — MWSTPSDMLKMASGVRSAYLGLDTNWITKATAQEILTNNTPSNKAPNVGIGFFINMDEDGEIVGFGHGGADKGFMSQLYIELDTGNGYAIMTNGDNGSQLISELEVRLKEALDVGYSQAEVIPLVPISQTQLSKYIGTYVVTDPVNVEMVLQEAKNGFVLNALPYIENERYFHEGDGRFFAKNGSSISFEIDDNGIVKTIVMDDDIRGEKKE, encoded by the coding sequence ATGTGGAGTACGCCGTCTGATATGCTGAAAATGGCAAGCGGCGTACGTAGCGCGTATTTAGGGTTAGACACAAATTGGATAACGAAGGCCACTGCACAAGAAATATTAACCAATAATACGCCAAGCAATAAAGCGCCCAATGTAGGCATAGGCTTTTTTATCAATATGGATGAAGATGGTGAAATTGTTGGCTTTGGGCATGGCGGCGCAGATAAAGGTTTTATGTCGCAGTTATATATTGAGTTAGATACCGGCAACGGCTACGCCATCATGACTAACGGCGATAACGGTAGCCAGTTAATTAGCGAATTAGAAGTTCGCCTAAAAGAAGCCTTGGATGTGGGGTACTCGCAAGCTGAGGTTATACCTTTAGTGCCAATCAGCCAAACGCAGCTGAGTAAGTATATAGGTACTTACGTGGTAACAGACCCTGTTAATGTTGAAATGGTATTGCAGGAAGCAAAAAACGGCTTCGTGCTTAATGCTTTACCGTACATTGAAAATGAAAGGTATTTTCATGAGGGTGATGGCCGCTTTTTTGCCAAGAACGGCAGTAGTATTAGCTTTGAGATTGACGACAACGGAATCGTTAAGACGATTGTGATGGATGATGATATACGGGGTGAGAAGAAAGAGTAA